One window of Treponema denticola genomic DNA carries:
- the fliH gene encoding flagellar assembly protein FliH: MAKTIFRGFEVNKNNSDVVFLQLNKTFQEEPEEIIEEEVPVYEGPTVEDLKKEADDFKLEWEEQKEKMLSDAKAEADKIIEDAQNAAFDEVRRQTDEAQVIAQNAKKDAEDIIAEAEQKARDIIADSEKNKDSVNRDAYKEGFNRGREEGFKEGNLEVQRLTDRLHTIINKTMDRRQEILSETEQQIVDLVLLMTRKVVKVISENQRNVVVSNVVHALRKVKGRGDVVIRVNLADVKMTTEHIQNFISAAENIKNITVVEDSTVDQGGCIIETDFGAVDARIASQLNELEQKILEISPIKTKIKTGNI; this comes from the coding sequence ATGGCTAAGACTATTTTTAGAGGCTTTGAGGTAAATAAAAACAATAGCGATGTAGTATTTTTACAACTCAATAAAACTTTTCAAGAAGAACCTGAAGAAATTATTGAAGAAGAAGTTCCGGTTTATGAAGGTCCTACTGTTGAAGATTTAAAAAAAGAAGCTGACGATTTTAAACTCGAATGGGAAGAGCAAAAAGAAAAAATGCTTTCCGATGCTAAAGCTGAAGCCGATAAAATTATTGAAGATGCTCAAAATGCAGCTTTTGATGAGGTAAGAAGGCAAACAGATGAAGCTCAAGTTATTGCTCAAAATGCAAAAAAAGATGCCGAGGATATTATAGCCGAAGCCGAGCAAAAAGCCAGAGATATAATAGCCGATTCCGAAAAAAACAAAGATTCCGTAAACCGTGATGCTTATAAAGAAGGTTTTAACCGCGGCCGTGAAGAAGGTTTTAAAGAAGGAAATCTTGAAGTACAACGCTTAACCGATCGTCTTCATACAATAATAAATAAGACGATGGATAGACGCCAAGAAATTCTTTCGGAAACCGAGCAGCAAATAGTGGATCTTGTTCTTTTGATGACAAGAAAGGTTGTTAAAGTTATTTCCGAAAATCAGAGAAATGTTGTAGTGTCCAACGTTGTTCATGCTTTGCGTAAAGTAAAGGGTAGGGGTGATGTGGTCATCCGTGTTAATCTTGCTGATGTTAAGATGACTACAGAGCACATCCAAAACTTTATATCTGCTGCAGAAAATATTAAAAATATTACGGTAGTTGAAGATTCTACTGTTGATCAAGGCGGATGTATCATTGAAACCGATTTCGGAGCAGTAGATGCACGCATAGCAAGTCAGCTTAACGAACTTGAACAAAAGATTTTGGAAATATCTCCCATTAAGACAAAGATAAAAACCGGAAATATTTAA
- the fliG gene encoding flagellar motor switch protein FliG yields the protein MAVAPAKERGSSKKGKDINSLTGRQKAAIFLVSLGGEISAKIMERLREDEVEKIVFEIARTETVEAELKDAVLQEFQDLMTAQNFITTGGIDYARDVLEKTFGSQKAIEIINRLTSSLQVRPFDFIRRTDPAHLLNFIQQEHPQTIALILAYLEPQKASVILQNLPDEIQSDVARRVATMDTTSPDVLREVERVLEKKLSTVSSEDYTAAGGVDSIVEILNLVDRSSEKSIIESLEDEDPDLAEEIKKKMFVFEDIVMLDDRSISKVLREVNNDEMAKALKQVDAEVQDKIFRNMSKRAGAMLRDEMEYMGPIRVKDVEEAQQKIVSIIRHLEDKGEIVIARSEEDELV from the coding sequence ATGGCTGTAGCACCTGCAAAAGAAAGAGGCAGTTCAAAAAAAGGTAAGGATATTAATTCTCTTACCGGAAGACAAAAGGCTGCTATATTTTTAGTATCTCTCGGAGGTGAAATCTCCGCTAAAATAATGGAAAGACTTCGTGAAGATGAAGTTGAAAAAATAGTTTTTGAGATTGCAAGAACCGAAACGGTAGAAGCGGAATTAAAAGATGCCGTTCTCCAAGAGTTTCAGGATTTAATGACTGCTCAAAACTTTATAACAACAGGCGGTATAGATTATGCAAGGGATGTTCTGGAAAAAACTTTCGGCAGTCAAAAAGCTATCGAAATAATAAACAGGCTTACAAGTTCTTTGCAAGTTCGTCCATTTGATTTTATTCGAAGAACGGATCCTGCGCACTTATTGAACTTCATTCAACAAGAGCATCCGCAGACAATAGCTTTGATCCTTGCCTACCTTGAGCCGCAAAAGGCATCGGTAATTTTGCAAAATCTTCCCGATGAAATTCAAAGTGATGTAGCAAGACGTGTCGCAACCATGGATACAACTTCCCCCGATGTTCTTCGTGAAGTTGAACGCGTTTTGGAAAAGAAACTGTCTACTGTTTCAAGTGAAGATTATACTGCAGCGGGCGGTGTCGACAGCATCGTTGAGATTCTTAACCTTGTTGACCGATCTTCTGAAAAATCCATTATCGAATCTCTTGAAGACGAAGATCCCGACTTGGCAGAAGAAATCAAGAAGAAGATGTTCGTATTTGAAGACATTGTTATGCTTGACGATAGATCCATCAGTAAGGTTCTGCGCGAAGTTAATAACGATGAAATGGCTAAGGCTCTTAAACAGGTTGATGCTGAGGTTCAAGATAAGATATTTAGGAATATGTCTAAACGTGCAGGTGCTATGCTCCGCGATGAAATGGAATACATGGGACCGATACGTGTTAAAGATGTTGAAGAAGCTCAGCAGAAAATTGTTTCGATTATCAGACACTTGGAGGATAAGGGTGAAATTGTTATCGCCAGATCCGAAGAGGATGAATTGGTATAA
- the fliF gene encoding flagellar basal-body MS-ring/collar protein FliF: MNEKFNNLKTKFGTLWGKWTKLQKGIIIGVIVLALVLVVVLGRWSSKPTSVPVIDMAITDVDLRDRIILRINEENVKTEISSDGIISVADEATARRMRAILLREDLIPKNTSPWAFFDVERYSRTDFEREIDVRRAITEEVKRHLKALDDIDDANVVVRIPEKALFESEQLPATATVVIYPAPGSDISTNRKKIEGIQKMLRLAVPGLKNEDITISDASGITLNDFEGMKDADRLTLIEKQQKFIAKLERQYGENILTPLQKIYGEDRVRDINVKIDMDMSERSADTTEIRPTVIKEDNPETSYDDSQVVQSVTVSSENATTIWEGSGINPQGPVGTEGQTPPSYQDTRNLVGRSTQTITKENHLVSSSQIKEVFLPKMGRRTVSVNIDGVWEKKKDVNGKYIIKNGMIEREYKPLSAEEIKQAEKIIKDAIGFDATRKDSVSVVNVKVDRTSQFELEDKEYFKALQRQTIFLLSLAGIALILLFFILYRIISREIERRKRLREEELLRQAQLERERMLYDQQMADADVSMTVEERRRQELQENAINMAREHPEDVALLIRTWLMEE, translated from the coding sequence ATGAACGAAAAGTTTAACAATCTAAAAACAAAGTTTGGGACGCTTTGGGGAAAATGGACAAAGCTCCAAAAAGGAATCATCATCGGGGTAATTGTACTTGCGCTGGTGTTGGTTGTCGTTCTCGGTAGATGGTCTTCAAAACCGACATCGGTACCAGTGATAGACATGGCGATAACCGATGTTGATCTGCGGGATAGAATTATCTTACGCATTAATGAAGAAAATGTAAAAACTGAAATCTCTTCTGATGGGATAATCTCGGTTGCCGATGAAGCAACTGCCAGAAGGATGAGGGCTATCTTGCTGCGTGAAGATTTAATACCTAAGAATACAAGTCCTTGGGCATTCTTTGATGTTGAGCGTTATTCTCGTACAGATTTTGAGCGCGAGATTGATGTACGCCGTGCAATTACAGAGGAAGTCAAGCGACACTTAAAAGCATTGGACGATATTGATGATGCCAATGTTGTCGTCCGAATACCCGAAAAAGCTTTATTTGAATCGGAACAACTTCCTGCAACTGCGACCGTAGTTATTTATCCTGCACCCGGAAGCGATATTTCGACCAATCGAAAGAAAATAGAAGGTATTCAAAAGATGCTTAGGCTTGCGGTTCCCGGATTAAAAAATGAAGATATTACTATAAGCGATGCTTCCGGTATTACCTTAAATGATTTTGAAGGTATGAAAGATGCCGACCGTTTAACTCTAATTGAAAAGCAGCAAAAATTTATTGCTAAACTTGAAAGGCAATACGGGGAAAATATATTAACTCCTTTACAAAAAATATACGGTGAAGACAGAGTTAGAGATATAAACGTTAAGATTGATATGGATATGTCTGAACGCTCTGCCGATACAACCGAAATACGCCCTACAGTTATCAAAGAAGATAATCCCGAGACTTCTTATGATGATTCTCAAGTAGTTCAATCGGTTACGGTAAGTTCGGAAAATGCAACCACTATCTGGGAAGGAAGCGGAATAAATCCCCAAGGGCCTGTGGGAACCGAGGGACAAACTCCTCCTTCTTACCAGGATACAAGAAATTTAGTGGGACGCTCGACTCAGACAATCACAAAGGAAAACCATCTTGTAAGTTCAAGCCAGATAAAGGAAGTCTTTCTTCCAAAAATGGGAAGAAGAACCGTATCTGTAAACATCGATGGTGTTTGGGAAAAGAAAAAAGACGTAAACGGAAAATATATTATTAAAAACGGTATGATCGAAAGAGAATATAAACCTCTTTCAGCTGAAGAAATAAAACAGGCCGAAAAAATAATTAAAGATGCCATAGGATTTGATGCAACTCGAAAAGATTCCGTAAGTGTCGTAAATGTTAAGGTTGATAGAACATCTCAATTTGAATTGGAAGATAAAGAATATTTTAAGGCTCTGCAAAGACAAACCATCTTCTTACTTTCACTGGCGGGAATCGCATTAATATTGCTCTTCTTTATATTGTATAGAATTATAAGCCGTGAGATTGAAAGAAGAAAAAGACTCCGCGAAGAAGAACTTCTGCGTCAGGCACAGTTGGAGCGTGAAAGAATGTTGTATGATCAGCAAATGGCTGATGCCGATGTTTCAATGACGGTTGAAGAGCGAAGACGTCAGGAGCTTCAAGAAAATGCTATTAATATGGCTAGGGAACATCCTGAAGATGTTGCTCTCTTAATTAGAACTTGGCTCATGGAGGAATAA
- the fliE gene encoding flagellar hook-basal body complex protein FliE, protein MINAVNVANVNSVPGLLDVPKINAVVTDNFRAKMVSNTDMIELAANKEAASFEQTILKAFDSMNAKQTNMDKLGEQMIVDPESVDVHDITMGMAEASLSLKLAQTIIDRLVKTWNDITTTR, encoded by the coding sequence ATGATAAACGCTGTAAATGTTGCAAATGTAAATTCGGTACCGGGACTTTTGGATGTTCCGAAAATTAATGCTGTTGTTACCGATAATTTTAGAGCCAAAATGGTTTCAAATACCGACATGATTGAGCTTGCTGCAAATAAAGAAGCTGCAAGTTTTGAGCAGACAATTTTAAAAGCATTCGACAGCATGAATGCAAAGCAAACAAACATGGACAAATTGGGAGAACAAATGATTGTCGATCCCGAATCGGTCGATGTTCATGATATAACGATGGGAATGGCCGAAGCAAGTTTGTCGCTTAAATTAGCGCAAACCATAATCGACCGTTTAGTAAAAACTTGGAATGATATTACTACAACGAGATAA
- the flgC gene encoding flagellar basal body rod protein FlgC, translated as MGLFTSINIAATGMGVERLRTDVISNNIANASSLETQEGGPFKRSRVIVGQKKSGIDWQTPFTPQNVERGVGEGVKVLSIEKDTSDTRWVYDPTHPKALKYGPKEGYVEYPNVNIVTEMVDLISASRAYEANLAVVNGAKDMFQRALDIAR; from the coding sequence ATGGGATTGTTTACGAGTATAAATATTGCAGCTACGGGAATGGGTGTAGAGCGTCTTAGAACCGATGTAATATCAAACAATATTGCAAACGCTTCAAGCTTGGAAACCCAAGAAGGAGGCCCTTTTAAAAGAAGCCGTGTAATAGTCGGCCAAAAGAAAAGCGGTATCGACTGGCAAACTCCTTTTACTCCTCAAAATGTAGAAAGAGGAGTAGGTGAGGGCGTTAAGGTTCTTTCGATAGAAAAAGATACTTCCGATACCCGTTGGGTTTATGATCCGACACATCCTAAGGCCTTAAAGTACGGCCCTAAGGAAGGATATGTAGAGTATCCGAATGTAAACATAGTTACTGAAATGGTAGATTTAATTTCGGCTTCAAGGGCTTATGAGGCAAACCTTGCCGTTGTAAACGGTGCAAAGGATATGTTCCAAAGAGCCTTGGATATTGCAAGATAA
- the flgB gene encoding flagellar basal body rod protein FlgB has protein sequence MGFNSFLRTTDILHRALDVNSLRYTVTSNNLANSDVPNFKRTEVNFESELKRAFDSEKNAKGAFQLATTHPLHIKSNEPIDYKTVEPVRVLDYLTAEKANGNNVNPEDEAMKVLKIQMQYQLLSMMAGFQYNQVQSVLK, from the coding sequence ATGGGTTTTAATAGTTTTTTAAGAACAACGGATATACTGCACAGAGCCTTGGATGTAAACTCTTTACGCTATACCGTTACATCAAATAACCTTGCGAATTCTGATGTTCCTAATTTTAAGAGGACTGAGGTAAATTTTGAATCGGAGTTAAAAAGAGCCTTTGATTCTGAAAAAAATGCAAAAGGGGCTTTTCAGCTTGCAACAACTCATCCCTTGCACATAAAATCAAATGAGCCTATAGATTATAAAACGGTTGAGCCTGTGCGTGTTTTGGATTATTTGACTGCCGAAAAAGCAAACGGAAATAATGTAAACCCTGAAGATGAAGCTATGAAGGTATTGAAGATTCAAATGCAGTATCAACTTTTAAGTATGATGGCAGGTTTTCAGTACAATCAGGTACAATCGGTTTTAAAGTAG
- the hslU gene encoding ATP-dependent protease ATPase subunit HslU, which translates to MNEELKDLTPKQTVAELDKYIIGQNKAKRAVAIALRNRMRRLKLPEEIRDEIAPKNILMIGPTGVGKTEIARRLAKLSGAPFLKVEATKYTEVGYVGRDVESMIRDLMAVGYTMVKSEMQEKLKEQAEKNTEESLLDLLLPGSNKKKTAAAAQPQDVSQASAGTPVTLPSVSATALAEEHKAQNENDMSGTREKFRVMLRENKLEDKMVEVTISPSMGTPTFEFFAGGSNMEDIESAMSNISSMLMGGAKSKRKNVSVKEAREIIMAEQLDRMVDHDKVTDEAKQRVEQMGIIFIDEIDKVASRSDRGGGPDVSREGVQRDILPIVEGSKVSTKYGVVDTRHILFIAAGAFSVSKPSDLIPEFQGRFPLRVELEALHAEDFKRILLEPKNALTKQYAELLETEGVKIEFLDEAIDRMSFLAADVNSKNENIGARRLHTIMEMLLEDISFNASEMGGETVKIDVAYVDERLKDIVQDQDLSRYIL; encoded by the coding sequence ATGAATGAAGAATTAAAAGATTTGACGCCTAAACAAACGGTTGCAGAATTGGATAAATATATCATAGGACAAAACAAAGCGAAGAGGGCTGTTGCTATTGCTCTTCGTAACAGAATGCGCCGGCTCAAACTTCCCGAAGAAATCAGAGATGAAATAGCTCCTAAAAATATTTTGATGATAGGTCCTACGGGTGTAGGTAAAACCGAAATTGCAAGACGGCTTGCAAAGTTGTCGGGCGCTCCATTTTTAAAAGTAGAGGCTACAAAGTATACTGAAGTGGGCTATGTAGGCCGTGATGTAGAATCTATGATCAGGGATTTAATGGCTGTGGGCTACACAATGGTGAAAAGTGAAATGCAGGAAAAACTAAAAGAGCAAGCAGAAAAAAATACCGAAGAATCTTTATTGGATTTGCTTTTGCCCGGCTCAAATAAAAAGAAAACTGCAGCTGCCGCTCAACCGCAAGATGTTTCTCAAGCCTCTGCCGGAACACCGGTAACTCTTCCGAGTGTGAGTGCTACGGCTCTTGCGGAAGAGCATAAGGCTCAAAATGAAAACGATATGAGCGGTACGAGGGAAAAATTCCGCGTAATGCTCCGCGAAAATAAACTTGAAGATAAGATGGTTGAGGTTACTATTTCTCCCTCCATGGGAACGCCCACATTCGAATTTTTTGCAGGCGGTTCAAATATGGAAGATATTGAATCTGCAATGTCGAATATTTCCAGTATGCTTATGGGCGGAGCAAAATCGAAACGCAAAAATGTAAGTGTAAAAGAAGCCCGCGAAATTATAATGGCCGAACAGCTTGACCGAATGGTAGATCACGATAAGGTAACGGATGAGGCAAAGCAAAGGGTCGAGCAGATGGGAATTATATTTATTGATGAAATCGATAAGGTGGCTTCCCGTTCGGATCGAGGAGGCGGGCCCGATGTTTCAAGAGAGGGTGTTCAGCGCGATATCCTTCCCATAGTTGAAGGCTCTAAGGTTTCCACTAAGTACGGCGTCGTCGATACCCGTCACATTCTTTTTATAGCAGCGGGAGCTTTCAGCGTATCAAAGCCGAGCGATTTAATCCCTGAATTTCAAGGACGCTTTCCCTTGCGCGTAGAGCTCGAAGCCTTGCATGCAGAAGATTTTAAACGCATTCTTCTTGAACCTAAAAATGCTTTGACCAAACAGTATGCAGAGCTTTTGGAAACCGAAGGTGTAAAAATAGAATTTTTAGATGAAGCCATTGATAGGATGAGTTTTTTGGCTGCCGATGTAAACAGCAAAAACGAAAACATTGGGGCAAGAAGGCTCCATACGATTATGGAAATGCTTTTAGAAGATATTTCGTTTAATGCAAGCGAAATGGGAGGCGAAACGGTAAAAATCGATGTAGCCTATGTGGATGAAAGGTTAAAAGATATAGTACAGGATCAGGATTTATCCCGATATATTCTATAA
- the hslV gene encoding ATP-dependent protease subunit HslV, with protein MSQKIRSTTVIAVRKDGKIVMAGDGQVTMGETVMKGNARKVRKIYDGKIITGFAGATADAFTLLEKFEIRVKEFSGDLTRAAVELAKDWRTDKMLKNLQALLLVADSKTTLLISGNGDVIEPEEDVLAIGSGGNYAYASALALMQNTNLSAHEIAEKSLQIAGKICIYTNGKIVTEEI; from the coding sequence ATGAGTCAAAAAATAAGAAGCACTACGGTGATTGCCGTAAGGAAAGACGGAAAAATTGTTATGGCCGGAGACGGGCAGGTAACCATGGGTGAAACAGTTATGAAAGGAAATGCCCGAAAGGTAAGAAAAATTTATGACGGAAAAATTATAACGGGCTTTGCCGGAGCAACGGCCGATGCCTTTACTCTTTTGGAAAAATTTGAAATCAGGGTAAAAGAATTTTCAGGAGATCTTACCAGAGCTGCGGTAGAGCTTGCAAAAGATTGGCGCACCGATAAGATGCTTAAAAATTTACAGGCCCTCTTACTTGTAGCCGACTCAAAGACTACTCTTTTAATTTCAGGAAACGGAGATGTTATAGAGCCGGAAGAAGATGTGCTTGCAATAGGCTCAGGAGGCAATTATGCTTATGCTTCGGCTTTGGCTTTGATGCAAAACACAAACCTTTCCGCCCATGAAATTGCAGAAAAGAGTTTACAGATTGCAGGAAAAATATGTATTTACACAAACGGAAAGATAGTTACGGAGGAAATATAA
- a CDS encoding tyrosine recombinase XerC, giving the protein MNEVFENYLTYSAGVRQFTKATIDSYKNDLIIFEEWLKELDLNVFELKASDIRIFIAELADKKIAPASINRMMSTLRGFYKYALRFNLTKISPISSVRNLKLAQKLPVFMFPKQAQEFCKLPSNADILWETRDAALFASLYSTGCRVSELAGLDIKDLDKTLSYAIVFGKGKKERKVFFAEFAKEYLREYLKERADLVEKFKGQVQKDDKGKIRDALFINQKAQPLTSRGIRYIINRYVELSPELKHLSPHAFRHSFASTLITRGADIRVVQELLGHESVSTTQRYTHITAEQLQNLYKAAHPHS; this is encoded by the coding sequence ATGAATGAAGTATTTGAAAACTACCTCACTTACAGTGCGGGAGTAAGGCAATTTACAAAAGCAACAATAGATTCTTATAAAAACGATTTGATTATTTTTGAAGAATGGTTAAAAGAACTTGACTTAAATGTTTTTGAGTTAAAGGCTTCGGACATCAGGATTTTTATTGCAGAACTTGCAGATAAAAAAATTGCTCCGGCTTCAATTAACAGAATGATGTCTACCTTAAGAGGTTTTTATAAATATGCTTTAAGGTTCAATTTGACAAAAATAAGTCCTATATCCTCTGTAAGGAATTTAAAACTTGCTCAAAAACTTCCTGTGTTTATGTTTCCAAAACAGGCACAAGAGTTTTGTAAGCTGCCTTCAAATGCCGATATTCTTTGGGAAACAAGGGATGCTGCCTTATTTGCTTCTCTTTATTCCACAGGCTGCCGTGTTTCGGAATTAGCCGGACTCGATATAAAAGATTTGGATAAAACTCTTTCTTATGCCATCGTTTTCGGAAAAGGCAAAAAAGAAAGAAAGGTGTTTTTTGCGGAATTTGCAAAAGAGTATTTGAGGGAGTATTTAAAAGAAAGAGCAGACTTGGTTGAAAAGTTTAAAGGCCAAGTTCAAAAAGACGATAAGGGAAAAATTAGAGATGCTCTTTTTATAAACCAAAAGGCTCAACCCTTAACAAGCAGGGGAATTCGGTATATAATAAACAGATATGTTGAGTTATCTCCCGAATTAAAACATCTTTCACCCCACGCTTTTAGACATAGTTTTGCATCGACATTAATTACACGCGGTGCGGATATAAGGGTTGTACAGGAATTGCTTGGTCACGAAAGCGTTTCGACCACGCAAAGATATACGCATATTACGGCTGAGCAGCTTCAAAATTTATACAAGGCTGCTCATCCTCATTCATAA
- the topA gene encoding type I DNA topoisomerase, giving the protein MENTMNETKKTKRTAKKTKQHCLVIVESPAKAKTIEKYLGSDYIVRASMGHLIDLPKSRLAIDIEHNFTPEYITVRGRAKILKELKKEAKKSSGVFLASDNDREGEAIAFHLHEALLPECSSPIKRIVFNEITPNAIQEAVKNPMDIDMGKVNAQKSRRVLDRLVGYNLSPLLWQKVKNGLSAGRVQSVALRLICEREEEVENFIPDEYWTLDGDFKYNKTSFEAQLVKYKDNKPELKNQKEVDAIIKELSSLPASVSDIKTTEKSIKPRPPFTTSTLQQVAANRIGFTSKKTMQVAQQLYEGVAVGSGRVGLITYMRTDSVRISDTAIDAVRKWINENHPKELPDGPNVYAAGKKAQDAHEAIRPTYIEYTPSYLKEFLTRDQLRLYSLIWERFVSSQMKNAKTKTSSYEIKVGDAVFRAASTKITEKGFYTVTKTLISKDEKGTSLPPMKVGDEISIEDLRPEQHFTQGPARYTDASIVKMLEEKGIGRPSTYAPIISVLLDRYYVTRSNKQLVPTQLGRIINSLLVKNFSEIIDVNFTAGMENRLDEVAENKVEWPKLMESFYGSFKEKVDTALENVESIKGSLDEVTDIVCEKCGNKMVKKLGRFGVFLACSAFPECKNTKSIPLAKCPREGCGGDIIARKSKKRGKEFYGCTHFPECDFISHFKPINASCPKCGWFMVEKYDKKNGNYKACINPNCDYLHSVVEGVEDVEVDRNNE; this is encoded by the coding sequence ATGGAAAACACGATGAATGAAACAAAAAAAACTAAACGTACTGCAAAAAAAACAAAACAGCATTGCTTGGTTATAGTCGAGTCACCTGCAAAGGCTAAGACGATTGAAAAATATTTAGGAAGCGATTATATCGTAAGAGCTTCGATGGGACATCTGATAGATTTGCCTAAATCCAGATTGGCAATTGATATAGAACATAATTTTACTCCCGAATATATAACGGTTCGGGGACGTGCTAAAATTTTAAAAGAATTAAAAAAAGAAGCAAAAAAATCTTCAGGCGTATTTCTTGCAAGTGATAATGATAGAGAAGGGGAGGCCATCGCCTTTCATTTACACGAAGCCTTGCTTCCTGAATGTTCTTCTCCGATAAAAAGAATAGTTTTTAACGAAATTACTCCTAATGCAATTCAAGAAGCTGTAAAAAATCCTATGGATATAGATATGGGAAAAGTTAATGCTCAAAAATCCAGAAGAGTTTTGGATAGACTGGTCGGTTATAACCTATCTCCTCTTCTTTGGCAAAAAGTAAAAAACGGATTGTCGGCAGGCCGAGTTCAATCAGTTGCATTGCGTTTAATTTGTGAACGGGAAGAAGAAGTTGAAAATTTTATTCCTGATGAGTACTGGACTCTTGACGGCGATTTTAAATACAATAAAACTTCTTTTGAAGCTCAACTTGTAAAATACAAGGATAATAAGCCTGAATTAAAAAATCAAAAAGAGGTTGATGCTATTATAAAAGAATTAAGCTCTTTGCCGGCTTCGGTTTCGGATATTAAAACAACGGAGAAAAGTATTAAGCCTCGCCCTCCGTTTACTACTTCTACATTACAACAGGTAGCGGCAAACAGGATAGGCTTTACATCAAAAAAGACGATGCAGGTAGCCCAGCAGCTTTATGAAGGTGTCGCTGTAGGTTCCGGCAGAGTCGGTTTGATTACCTATATGCGTACCGATTCGGTAAGAATTTCCGATACGGCAATAGATGCTGTCCGTAAATGGATTAATGAAAATCATCCTAAAGAATTACCTGATGGGCCGAATGTATACGCAGCAGGAAAAAAAGCACAGGATGCACACGAAGCAATTCGTCCTACATACATTGAGTATACTCCTTCTTATTTAAAAGAATTCTTAACCCGTGATCAGTTAAGACTTTATTCTTTGATTTGGGAACGTTTTGTTTCAAGTCAAATGAAAAATGCAAAAACAAAAACATCTAGTTATGAAATAAAAGTAGGGGATGCAGTTTTCCGTGCAGCTTCTACAAAGATAACAGAAAAAGGTTTTTACACGGTTACAAAAACCTTGATTTCAAAAGATGAAAAAGGAACTTCTCTTCCTCCTATGAAGGTAGGAGATGAAATCAGTATTGAAGATTTAAGACCGGAGCAGCATTTTACTCAAGGCCCTGCCCGTTATACGGATGCAAGTATCGTAAAGATGCTTGAAGAAAAAGGTATCGGAAGGCCTTCAACCTATGCGCCTATTATTTCCGTTTTGCTCGACCGTTATTATGTAACAAGATCTAATAAACAGCTTGTTCCGACCCAGCTGGGAAGAATTATAAACAGCCTTTTAGTAAAAAATTTTTCCGAAATAATAGATGTGAACTTTACTGCCGGAATGGAAAACCGCTTGGACGAGGTCGCGGAAAATAAGGTAGAATGGCCTAAGCTGATGGAAAGTTTTTACGGCTCATTTAAAGAAAAAGTAGATACCGCTTTGGAAAATGTAGAAAGCATTAAGGGGTCTTTGGATGAAGTTACGGATATAGTCTGCGAAAAATGCGGAAACAAAATGGTAAAAAAACTTGGCCGCTTCGGGGTATTTTTGGCTTGCAGTGCTTTCCCTGAATGTAAAAATACAAAATCGATTCCTTTGGCAAAATGTCCGCGTGAAGGCTGCGGAGGAGATATAATCGCACGTAAATCCAAAAAGAGAGGAAAAGAATTTTACGGATGTACTCATTTTCCCGAATGTGATTTTATTTCACACTTTAAACCTATAAATGCTTCTTGCCCGAAATGCGGCTGGTTCATGGTAGAAAAGTATGATAAGAAAAACGGAAACTATAAGGCTTGTATTAATCCTAATTGCGATTATTTACACAGTGTAGTTGAAGGTGTAGAAGATGTGGAGGTAGACAGAAACAATGAATGA